In Aegilops tauschii subsp. strangulata cultivar AL8/78 chromosome 3, Aet v6.0, whole genome shotgun sequence, one genomic interval encodes:
- the LOC109740434 gene encoding CMP-sialic acid transporter 3 isoform X1, with amino-acid sequence MSGEVECSVCHAKVAVPAAAVSKAYDSHRSTVSSRQRALNVLLVSGDCVLAGLQPILVYMCKVDGKFKFSPVSVNFLTEITKVIFAIIMLFFQARRVKVGEKPLLTVSTFVQAARNNVLLAVPAFLYAINNYLKFTMQLYFNPATVKMLGNLKVLIIAVLLKVLLRRRFSTIQWEALALLLIGISVNQLKSLPEGSTALGLPVAAGAYLYTLFFVTVPALASVYNEKALKSQFDTSIYLQNLFLYGYGAIFNFLGLVITALVQGPRSFHILEGHSKATMFLICNNAAQGILSSFFFKYADTILKKYSSTIATIFTGVASAILFGHTLTINFVLGISIVIISMHQYLANQIKDQVPSSKIEMSDAEDDSRLVESVIVKVDTVASEAKHRHGSDERQPLLPV; translated from the exons ATGAGCGGGGAGGTGGAATGCAGCGTGTGCCACGCCAAGGTGGCcgtgccggcggcggcggtgtccaAGGCCTACGACAGCCACCGGAGCACCGTCTCGTCGCGGCAGCGCGCGCTCAACGTCCTCCTCGTCTCCGGCGACTGCGTCCTCGCCGGCCTCCAG CCGATATTGGTGTACATGTGTAAAGTGGATGGGAAATTCAAATTTAGCCCAGTCAGTGTGAACTTCTTGACAGAGATCACAAAAGTTATCTTTGCCATCATCATGCTGTTCTTCCAG GCTAGGCGTGTAAAGGTGGGAGAGAAGCCACTTCTCACAGTTTCAACATTTGTGCAG GCTGCCCGCAACAATGTTCTTCTCGCGGTGCCTGCTTTTCTCTATGCCATCAACAATTATTTGAAGTTTACAATGCAG CTATACTTTAATCCCGCGACAGTGAAAATGCTGGGTAATCTCAAG GTTCTGATAATTGCTGTGCTCCTAAAGGTGTTACTCAGGAGGCGTTTCTCCACAATTCAG TGGGAAGCCCTTGCTCTGTTGTTAATTGGAATATCTGTTAATCAACTGAAATCACTGCCTGAAGGTTCTACTGCACTTGGTCTTCCTGTTGCAGCTGGGGCCTACCTATACACACTATTTTTT GTAACAGTTCCTGCATTGGCTTCAGTTTACAATGAAAAGGCTCTGAAAAGCCAGTTCGATACCAGCATATATCTTCAG AACTTATTTCTGTATGGATATGGTGCAATATTTAATTTCCTTGGGCTTGTGATCACTGCCCTCGTCCAAG GACCTCGTAGCTTTCACATTCTGGAAGGGCATTCAAAGGCCACCATGTTTCTTATTTGCAACAATGCTGCACAAGGCATACTTTCGTCATTTTTCTTCAAATATGCAG ATACAATTTTGAAGAAGTACTCATCCACAATCGCCACAATCTTTACTGGGGTAGCGTCTGCTATACTGTTCGGTCATACTCTGACTATAAATTTTGTTCTTGGAATATCAATAGTAATTATATCTATGCATCAG TATCTCGCAAACCAAATTAAGGATCAAGTGCCAAGCAGCAAAATTGAGATGTCTGATGCTGAGGATGACAG CAGATTAGTGGAATCTGTAATTGTCAAAGTTGACACGGTGGCAAGTGAG GCTAAACACCGCCATGGATCTGATGAGAGGCAGCCACTTCTTCCCGTCTGA
- the LOC109740434 gene encoding CMP-sialic acid transporter 3 isoform X2 — protein MSGEVECSVCHAKVAVPAAAVSKAYDSHRSTVSSRQRALNVLLVSGDCVLAGLQPILVYMCKVDGKFKFSPVSVNFLTEITKVIFAIIMLFFQARRVKVGEKPLLTVSTFVQAARNNVLLAVPAFLYAINNYLKFTMQLYFNPATVKMLGNLKVLIIAVLLKVLLRRRFSTIQWEALALLLIGISVNQLKSLPEGSTALGLPVAAGAYLYTLFFVTVPALASVYNEKALKSQFDTSIYLQNLFLYGYGAIFNFLGLVITALVQGPRSFHILEGHSKATMFLICNNAAQGILSSFFFKYADTILKKYSSTIATIFTGVASAILFGHTLTINFVLGISIVIISMHQYLANQIKDQVPSSKIEMSDAEDDRLVESVIVKVDTVASEAKHRHGSDERQPLLPV, from the exons ATGAGCGGGGAGGTGGAATGCAGCGTGTGCCACGCCAAGGTGGCcgtgccggcggcggcggtgtccaAGGCCTACGACAGCCACCGGAGCACCGTCTCGTCGCGGCAGCGCGCGCTCAACGTCCTCCTCGTCTCCGGCGACTGCGTCCTCGCCGGCCTCCAG CCGATATTGGTGTACATGTGTAAAGTGGATGGGAAATTCAAATTTAGCCCAGTCAGTGTGAACTTCTTGACAGAGATCACAAAAGTTATCTTTGCCATCATCATGCTGTTCTTCCAG GCTAGGCGTGTAAAGGTGGGAGAGAAGCCACTTCTCACAGTTTCAACATTTGTGCAG GCTGCCCGCAACAATGTTCTTCTCGCGGTGCCTGCTTTTCTCTATGCCATCAACAATTATTTGAAGTTTACAATGCAG CTATACTTTAATCCCGCGACAGTGAAAATGCTGGGTAATCTCAAG GTTCTGATAATTGCTGTGCTCCTAAAGGTGTTACTCAGGAGGCGTTTCTCCACAATTCAG TGGGAAGCCCTTGCTCTGTTGTTAATTGGAATATCTGTTAATCAACTGAAATCACTGCCTGAAGGTTCTACTGCACTTGGTCTTCCTGTTGCAGCTGGGGCCTACCTATACACACTATTTTTT GTAACAGTTCCTGCATTGGCTTCAGTTTACAATGAAAAGGCTCTGAAAAGCCAGTTCGATACCAGCATATATCTTCAG AACTTATTTCTGTATGGATATGGTGCAATATTTAATTTCCTTGGGCTTGTGATCACTGCCCTCGTCCAAG GACCTCGTAGCTTTCACATTCTGGAAGGGCATTCAAAGGCCACCATGTTTCTTATTTGCAACAATGCTGCACAAGGCATACTTTCGTCATTTTTCTTCAAATATGCAG ATACAATTTTGAAGAAGTACTCATCCACAATCGCCACAATCTTTACTGGGGTAGCGTCTGCTATACTGTTCGGTCATACTCTGACTATAAATTTTGTTCTTGGAATATCAATAGTAATTATATCTATGCATCAG TATCTCGCAAACCAAATTAAGGATCAAGTGCCAAGCAGCAAAATTGAGATGTCTGATGCTGAGGATGACAG ATTAGTGGAATCTGTAATTGTCAAAGTTGACACGGTGGCAAGTGAG GCTAAACACCGCCATGGATCTGATGAGAGGCAGCCACTTCTTCCCGTCTGA